Below is a genomic region from Fusobacterium nucleatum.
ATAGGTTCTATACCTTTTTCTACTTCTAGATATTTATCTAGAAATTTTTTTGCCATCCCTCCTGCCATTACTCCTCCTCCACCTGCTCCTTCTAATAAGCACACAAAAACAACTTCAGGATCTTTATCAGCTGGAAAATATCCTGCCACCCAAGCATGTGTTAATTTAGAATGTGGATTTTGTGCAGAACCACTTTTTGCAGCAACTTTTACATAAGGATTTTTCATTATTTTTGTTGTTCCATTACTTTGTTCAACAGTTGCTATTAATGCATCATTTATAGTTTCATAATATGATTCAGGATAATCCTCTATAACAGTTTTTTGAGTAGTTACTGTTTCTATCTTTCCAGTTTGTAAATCTTCTATTTTTGAAACTACATGTGGCTCATATGCCCAACCTCTATTAGCTAAAAATGTATATGCTTTTGCTAATTGGATTGGTGTTACAAGTGTAAAACCTTGTCCTATTGAAAGAAGTATTGTATCTCCTCTATACCAAACAGTCTTTGTTCTTTTCTTTTTCCAATCTGGATCAGGAATAATTCCTTTCTTTTCTCCAGGGACATCTATTCCAGATACATTTCCTAATCCAAAATCTCTTGCTGTTTTTACTATTGGTCCATAACCAATTTGATCAGAAAACTTATAGTAGTAAGTGTTAGCTGATTCTACAAGTGATTTTTTCATATCTGTTGCTCCATGTCCTCCTCTTTTCCAAGCTCTCCATTTCCAATTTCCCACTTGATAGTAACCTGTATAGTCATTATATTTTAATTTAGGATCTATACCACTTTTTAAAAAAGCAATAGCTGATATCATTTTAAATGTTGAACCAGGAGGATATTCTCCAGCAATAGTCTTGTTTGTTAGAATCTTTCTTGGGTCATTTGATATAGCATCCCATTCTTCTGGTGAAATTTGTGAACTAAATGTATTTAATGAATAAGTGGGATAGCTTACAATGGTTATTATTTCACCTGTTTTTGGATTCAATGCTACAAATGAACCACTTCTACCATCTTTTTCAAACTCTTCTTCCATATATTGTTGTAATTCCATATTTATACCCATATATAAATTCTTACCAACAATAGGACTTTTTACTTTTTCTACTTCTCTTTCTATTTTATTTAATGCATTTACTTCTATATATTTAAAACCATTTCTTCCTCTCAAAAGGTCATCATAGGTTTTTTCTATTCCTAATTTACCTATCATATCTCTTGGGGTATAGCCTTCTTCTTTTAAAGCTTCATACTCTTTTTCAGAAATTTTCTTAACATAACCTATTGTATGAGAGGCTACTGTATCATATAGATATTTTCTTTTTGAATAAACTTGTACTTCTAGATACGGATAATTATTTACAATTTCTAGTAATTTATGTGCTTTTTCTTCATCTAAATCTTCAAAAAGTACATTATCTTTTGTGTATGGAAATATTTCTCCATACTTAATTCTTTTTCTAACGATTTCTTCTGGCTTGTCTGTTAAATTTGCAATTTCTTTTATATATTCGCCATTTTCTTCTCTTCCTAAAGAATAAATAAGTCTATAACCCGTACCATTTGTTACAACTAATCTATTTTTTGAGTCAAAAATTTTTCCTCTAGGTGAGTCTATTTTTACTAATTTATATTGATTTCTTTCTGCTAAATATGAAAATTCATTTCCTTGTAAAACTTGAAGATATAATAGCCTTAAAAAAAGTATTAAAAAACATAAGAAAACTATTATTTTAAATATTAATTCTCTACCATTTCTTTTATCTCCTAGTATTACATCATTATTTTTGTATCTATTAAGCTTCATCTATTTTCCTTTTGTTCTTTCTACTAGCATAAAAATAATTTAAAATGAAAAAACTAATTATATTTATTATTAAATATTTGACATCAATTCCAATATAAAAACTCCTATATACTATTAATGAATAAAATCCTATATCCATTGGAATTAAATAAAAAATACTTTTTCTATCATATTCTACATAACAAAATAATAAAAAATTTAAAAATCCAAATAGTGACATTACTAAAAGATTAAATGAATATTTATCTGTTTGTAAAGAAAATAAAAGCCAAGCTAAAAAGATAAAAAATAAACTTCTTCTTTTTCCAATTATAAAAGTTATAAATGGGAGAGTTATTCCTATAAAAACTCCATCTAATGGCAAACTATTTCCTATAAAAATTAAAATTAGAGATATTATAATTACTGTCATTTTACATCTTCTACTTTATAGTTATACCTATTTTATTTTCTAAGTCACTATTTTCAACCATATCAGAAATTTCTAAGATTTTTGCAATCTTTAGTGCTATAAAATAATCTTCTTTATTATATTCTATAATAGATTGCTCTATCTCTTCTTTTTCAGGCTGGCTACTTATACTTCCATATCCTGCTTTTTTTAATTTTTCACTTGCTTCTTTTAATTTTTCTTGATTTGCATAAATATCTATCTTGAAATTAATTTGTTTTTCACTTCCAATTATAACAACTATATTTGCCAAAGTTGGAATTGATGATTTATTTTTTATTTTAAAATATTTTTCTGGTAGTTTATCCAATATTTCTGCTGCTTTTTCTTTAGATATATCATTTAAAACTACATAACTTTGATCTTGTGTTGTTTCATAGTTGGCAGCATTATATTTCATGCCTAAAGTAGTTTTAATAAGCTCTCCTGTTTTTCTAGCATAACCACCTATACCATTAGCATTTAATACATCAACTAGGATATTTTCATTTAATTCATCAACAGTGTTCTTCTCATGATATAAATCTTTAAACATAGCATAAACACTTGAAGTTAGTATATATCTTCTATCACCTATATTTGTTTCAGGGATATTTCTTGCATTTTCAACATCTAGTTTTATTTCTCCACTTTTTATAACTGTGTATCTTGTAAGTTTTTCAGGTACAACAGAATTTATCTTTTCTAAGACATTTTCATAATTTTGGCTATCTACCAAATCTTCCACTGTTTCATCACTATCAATATAAAGTTCAAAAGGAATTTTAACTGCTAATTTATCTTCATACACCGCATATAAATTTTGTTTTCCTATAATTAATACTCTTTCATCTTTTGATAATTTTATATTATTTCCTCTAAAATTAAAATATAAAATAATTGCTAAAATTATTGCTAGAACTATTACAAGTACAGGTGCACGACCTTTTTTCTTTTTCTTCTTTTTGGTTGCCATAAATTACATCTCCTTTTCACCAATTAACATATCATTTTCCAGACATTTTATTTTTATATTTATTAGTTTATTTACTAGATTTTTTTCATTTGACTTAAATTTAACTCTTAAATAGTTTTGAGAATAACCAAAATATTCGCCTGCTTTTTCTTCTTCAACTAAAACTTCTAAACTTTTTTCTAAGTATTTTTTTCTACTATCTACTATCATTTCCTGCTTTAAATTATCAAGTCTATCAGCTCTTTGTTTTTTAGTTTTAGCGTCAACCTTTCCATCCATATTACTTGCGATGGTTCCTTCTCTATCAGAATATTGAAAAATATGCAAACCTGAAAACTCTATTTCTTTTATTACATCATAAGTATTTTGGAACATAGTTTCATCTTCCTTAGGAAAACCTACAATTACATCTGCTGTAAATTCCATATTTTCTATCTTAGATTTTAGTTCTAATAAATTTTTCCTAATAAGTGAACTTCCATAATTCCTTCTCATATTTTTTAAAACAGTATCATCACAAGATTGTAAAGATATGTGAAGGTGAGGCATTAAATTCTTATTTTTAAATAGCTCTATAAATTTATCAGTTATTTTATCTGGATAAACAGAACCTATTCTAACTCTTTTTAAATCTTTAACTTTTAAAATTGCTTCAAGTAAAGACTCAAAACTATCTTTTTCTTCAAAATCTTCTCCATAGGCACTTAAATCTATACCTATTAATATTATTTCTTTAAAACCATCTTCTACTAATTTTTCTATTTCTTTTAAAATATTTTCTTTTTTTCTTGATCTACTTTTTCCCCTAGCAAAAGGTATCTTACAATATGAACAAAAATGGTTACAACCATCTTGTATTTTTACATAGGCTCTTGTCATCTCTCTAAGAGTAGCAAATTCATATTCCTGATACTCTTTCTCTTGAAAAATGTTTCCATTTTTTTCTCTTTCAAAACTTATATCTTCAATAGCCCCCACGAAGTTCACTATATTACTCTTATTTTTATTATCTATAACAAAATCTACATCTTCTATTTCTAAAATTTCCCTACTATTTGTCTGTGCATAGCATCCTGTAACTATAACCTTAGCATCAGGATTTATTTTTTTAGCTCTTCTTAGCATATTTCTAGTTTTTCTATCTGCTATGCTTGTAACAGTACAAGAATTTATTATATATATATCTGATTTATCTTCAAAAGGAACTTCTTTATATCCTCTTTTAATAAGTTGATTTTTTATACTTTCTGTTTCATATTGATTGACCTTACAACCTAAGGTATGAAAAGCAACTTTTTTAGAGAAACTCATTTATTATTACTCCTCCTGTCACTATTGCTGCTGTTTCTGCCCTTAATATTCTTTTTCCAAGACTTATTATTTTAGCTCCGTTTTCTTTTAAATAATCAATTTCTTCTTTTTCAAAACCACCCTCTGCTCCTATTATATATAGAATCTTTGATGGTTTTATTTTTAAATCTCTTAAAATTTCTTTTATAAATATTTCTTTTTCATTCTCATAAGGAACTAAAATTAAATCATAATCTTTAAAATTTAGTTTGTCAATTTTTTTTATTTCATCAATAACTGTAGGAACAACTCCTTGACATTGTTTTAGTGCTTCTTTTGATATTGTATTCCATCTATCTTTTTTCTTATCTAATTTGACTACACATCTTTTGACTGAAATTGGAATGATTTTGTTTATTCCTAACTCAGTTAATTTTTGAATAGTTAAATCCATTTTATCTCCTTTTAATATTGAAATACCTGCATCTACTTCTATATCTAAGGAAAATTTATCTTCTATTCTTTCTAAAATTTTTAATTTAATTTCTTTATCTTCTATGTTTTCTATTTCACAAAGATATTCATTAGCTCCATCAACAGCTCTAATTTTATCTCCTTTTACTTTTCTAAAAACATTTTTTATATGATTTATATCACCAGTATCAATAACTAAAATAAAATCATCATAAACTTCTGTTACAACAACACTTAACAATTTCTATACCTCTATATTCTTTTTCCATTGTTAATAAAATCTTGTAGAGATGTTTCAGATAAAATTTTTGTCATAGCATTATCTAGTTTACTCCAGATACAAGTATCTCCACAACCCACTTCACTACAATTATGCACTTTACCTTCTCCTGTTTCATTACAATCTATAACCTTTTCTTCATCATCTAGGATTCTATAAATCATATATAAGTCTATTTTTTCAGCTTTTATTGCTAATTTATATCCTCCAGTTGGCCCTCTCTTTCCTTCAATAATATTTTCATTTTTCAATTTAAAAAGTATCTGCTCCAAATATTGAACTGATATATCTTGATCTTCTGATATCTCTTTAATTCTAACTAATTTTTTATCAGTAGAATTTTCAGCGATATATGCTAGAGCTTTCAATCCATATCTAACTTTTGTGTTCACTTTCATATTTTTACCTCAACTTTCTTAAAGTGTTGGTATCCTTTGGGAGTTACTACTCTACCTCTATTTGTTCTTTTCAAAAATCCAATTTTAACTAAATAAGGCTCATAAACCTCTTCCAAAGTTCTTCTATCTTCTCCTAATAAAAGAGATAGAGTTTCAATACCAACAGGTCCTCCATCATAATTTTCAATTATGGAGTTAATAATATTTCTATCCAAGTCATCTAAACCATTGCTATCAACACCTAACATATCTAAGGCATTTTTGGCACTTAACTTATCTATTGTTCCGTTTCCCTTAATTTCACAATAATCTCTGACTCTTTTTAAAAGTCTATTAGCTATTCTAGGAGTTCCTCTACTTCTTTTTGAAATTTCTATTGCTCCGTCTTCATCAATTTTTACTCCTAAAATTTTTGCCCCTCTTGTAATAATAGATTTAATCTCATTTTCATTGTAATATTCCATCTTATGACTGACACCAAATCTATCTCTTAAAGGTGCACTTAAAAGACCTGCCCTTGTAGTAGCTCCAATTAAAGTAAAAGGTGGTAACTCAATTCTTATTGATTTTGCAGAAGGTCCTTTTCCTATAATGATATCAAGTTCCCCATCTTCCATAGCAGGATATAAAATTTCTTCAACTGTACTATTAAGTCTGTGTATTTCATCTATAAATAAAATATCATTTTCTTCTAATGAAGTTAAAATTGCAGCCAAATCTCCTGCTTTTTCAAGTATAGGTCCTGATGTTATTTTTAAATTTGCTTTCATTTCATTTGCAATAACACCTGCTAAGGTTGTTTTTCCTAAACCAGGTGGTCCATAAAGTAAAATATGGTCTACTACCATATTTCTTTTTTGAGCTGCTTTTATAGAAATACTCATTTTTTCTTTTAAATTTTCTTGTCCTATATATTCATCAAAACTTTTAGGCCTCAATGATTTCTGGATTTCAATCTCATTAGGCATTTCAAGTTCACTTATAATTCTTTCCACAATTCACCTCTTGCATTTTTACAAAATTTACTTACTGTAATGTAAGTAAAAAATAAGTGAAATTGCATTCTAAATTTTAGATAAAAAATTAAAGTAAGTGAACCAAGCAAATCTCACTGTGTTTGAACGAAGTGAGTTTAGTGAATTTGCAGTGAACATTAATTTTTTATCATTAAGAAATTTAGCTAGCAATGAACTATTCTTTATTACATTCTTATATTACTATTAGAGTAATTAAATATTGTACTGCTCCAATTATCATACCCAATACAGCACCTATAACTTCAATATGTTTTAATTCTTTTTTTGCTAAAAGAGTTATAATTTCCTCTAGCTTATCCAAAGAAAAATTTGAAATTTTATCTGAAATTATAATTTCAAAATCAATATTTTCTTCTGCATAATTAGAAAAAATCTCAAATATCTTTTCTTGATTTTCCATAATTATACTTTTTATAGCATTTCCAATATCTTTTGCCACTTTATCAGTAAAAAACACTTGGAGAAATGGAAACTTCTCTTTCACTTTTTTCTTTAAATTTTTATTTAATACCTCATCAATTAATTTATTCAATCTTTTAGAAAATTCTTCTCTATCAATATTTGAAATAACATCTTTTACAGAAATTAGCTCATTCTGAATAATATTTGCAATGCCACTTCCAATCTCTGCTTTTCTTTTTGGAATTAAACCTTGTATTTTAAATAAGCCAAAATTTATTTCTCTATGTGGTCTAAATAACATTTTTATTGCAACCCAGTTTGTTATCCAACCTATTGCACCTGAGATTAAAATCATTACTAATAACTGTTTCATTTTTTACCTCTATTTACTATCATAATCTCTAATATTGTATCATAAATTGCAAAAAATTAAAATCTTTAATTTTTTTATAAACTTTTAAAAAAATAGTGTAAAAAACATATTATATATGCTAAGATGTATATAATAAAATCATTATATATTAATTTAAGATAAAAATATTTATTCTAATTTTATAGGAGGTAATTTTAATGTCTGTACTTTATATTAAAGTTTTAAGTGACTATTATCATCATATTGTAGGAGATTTAGAAGAAAATAGAAAAAATTTTTTAGAAAAATTTTATAGCTATCTTTTAGAAAAAGATGAATATGGGTATGCTCCTATTTTTGAGGGAGAATTAGAAAGAATTGATTATCTTTTAAAACAAATTTCACTTGAAGCTAAGGGAATGAGTTTAGATGAATTTTTAAAACTAATGTCTTGGTATAATGAAGATGCTTGGGCTAATGGAGAAATTTTTGAATATTTTTTGCATCATAAAAAAGAAAAAGAAATAAAATTAATAGCAGATATTCATTCTTTAACTGAAAAAGAATTACAATTTATTAAAGATTTAGATGTTTTTTTAAATAACAAAGCTAAAGTTTTAAAATTTTTTAATGTTCATAATGGAAAATATCAAGATTTAAAAGAAATTTTATAGAAAATTTAAAAAGACATTAGATTACTAAAATTATATAATATCTTCTCTTCTTAGAAAAATTTTTGTATTGCTTTTTTAAGTTCTATTTTTGTGTACTTCTTTAAAATTTATTTCATTATATTTCAATATTATTTTTGTAAAAAAAAGAACTCTGTGTTTTTTTTAATGAGTTCTTTTATTTTTTTTCTTTTAGTTATACAATAAATTGAGAATAAAGTTTGATTGGAGGATTTTTATGTTAGCAAATTCTGTTATTGATTTAATTGGAAACACTCCATTAGTAAAAATTAATAATATTGATACTTTTGGAAATGAAATATATGTAAAATTAGAAGGTTCAAATCCTGGTAGAAGCACAAAAGATAGAATTGCCTTAAAAATGATTGAAGAAGCTGAAAAAAAAGGTTTAATTGATAAAGATACTGTTATTATAGAAGCTACAAGTGGAAATACTGGAATTGGTCTTGCTATGATATGTGCAGTTAAAAACTATAAATTAAAAATTGTTATGCCTGATACTATGAGTGTAGAAAGAATACAACTTATGAGAGCTTATGGAACTGAGGTTATATTAACTGATGGCTCTCTTGGAATGAAGGCTTGTTTAGAAAAATTAGAAGAACTTAAAAAGAATGAAAAAAAATATTTTGTTCCTGATCAGTTCACTAATATGAATAATCCAAAAGCTCACTATGAAAATACTGCTGAAGAAATTTTAAAAGATTTGAATAATAAAGTGGATGTATTTATTTGTGGAACAGGAACAGGTGGTAGTTTTTCTGGAACTGCTAAAAAACTTAAAGAAAAATTGCCTAATATAAAAACTTTCCCTGTTGAACCTGCTTCATCACCATTACTTTCAAAAGGGTACATAGGACCTCATAAAATTCAAGGTATGGGAATGAGTATAGGTGGTATTCCAGCAGTTTACGATGGAAGTTTAGCGGATAATATTTTAGTTTGTGAAGATGATGATGCTTTTAAAATGATGAGAGAATTAAGTTTTAAAGAAGGTATTTTAGGTGGAATTTCTACGGGTGCTACTTTTAAAGCTGCTCTTGACTATTCAAAAGAAAATGCTAATAAAGGTTTGAAAATAGTCGTTCTTTCTACTGATTCAGGTGAAAAATATTTATCTAATACTTGTGACTTATAAAGATTTTAAGAAGTTGTTATAAATTTATAGCAACTTCTTTTATTTTCATTTGAATTAGGATATTATATATTGACAAAAAATAATATAAAACTATATACTAAAGAAAAAATATTATATAAGGAGCTTTTTATATGGATTTTAAAAAAATTATAACAGAAATGTTAGATAATCTTAAAAAGAATGAAATTACTCTTTCTACTGAATTTAATAATAATTCTGAAATAGTTGATAAAAGTAAGATTGGAGGTAGTCCTTATCTTCCAAAAGATTTTATTTGGCCTTATTATCAAGGATTACCTTTATCTTTTTTAGCTCAAATTAATTTAGAAGAAGTAAGTTCACTAGATAAAGATAAATTACTTCCAGATAAAGGTATGCTATATTTTTTCTATGAATTAGAAACACAAGAATGGGGGTATAGTCCCCAAGATAAAGGCTGTGCTAAGGTTTTTTATTTTGAAAATACTACAAACTTTACACTAATTAATTTTCCAGAAGATATGGAAGATTATTATAAAATACCAGAATTTAAAGTTAATTTCAAATCAAATATTAGTTTACCTTCTTATGAAGATTTTGATAATCTTAATGAAGAGAAAAATATATTAGAAAAATATAAAACATATGAAAATTTTAAAGAGTTTGAAAATAAATTATTTGATGAATATTCTGATATTTGTGATGAATATATGGAATCTCTTAAAAATTATACAAAATTACTTGGTTATCCAGATATTATCCAAAATTCAATGGAAGAAGAATGTGCAGCTGTAACAAGAGGAATTAATATGGGAGGAATAGGCTATCTTCAT
It encodes:
- the cysK gene encoding cysteine synthase A; protein product: MLANSVIDLIGNTPLVKINNIDTFGNEIYVKLEGSNPGRSTKDRIALKMIEEAEKKGLIDKDTVIIEATSGNTGIGLAMICAVKNYKLKIVMPDTMSVERIQLMRAYGTEVILTDGSLGMKACLEKLEELKKNEKKYFVPDQFTNMNNPKAHYENTAEEILKDLNNKVDVFICGTGTGGSFSGTAKKLKEKLPNIKTFPVEPASSPLLSKGYIGPHKIQGMGMSIGGIPAVYDGSLADNILVCEDDDAFKMMRELSFKEGILGGISTGATFKAALDYSKENANKGLKIVVLSTDSGEKYLSNTCDL
- the ruvB gene encoding Holliday junction branch migration DNA helicase RuvB, whose protein sequence is MERIISELEMPNEIEIQKSLRPKSFDEYIGQENLKEKMSISIKAAQKRNMVVDHILLYGPPGLGKTTLAGVIANEMKANLKITSGPILEKAGDLAAILTSLEENDILFIDEIHRLNSTVEEILYPAMEDGELDIIIGKGPSAKSIRIELPPFTLIGATTRAGLLSAPLRDRFGVSHKMEYYNENEIKSIITRGAKILGVKIDEDGAIEISKRSRGTPRIANRLLKRVRDYCEIKGNGTIDKLSAKNALDMLGVDSNGLDDLDRNIINSIIENYDGGPVGIETLSLLLGEDRRTLEEVYEPYLVKIGFLKRTNRGRVVTPKGYQHFKKVEVKI
- a CDS encoding 16S rRNA (uracil(1498)-N(3))-methyltransferase, whose product is MLSVVVTEVYDDFILVIDTGDINHIKNVFRKVKGDKIRAVDGANEYLCEIENIEDKEIKLKILERIEDKFSLDIEVDAGISILKGDKMDLTIQKLTELGINKIIPISVKRCVVKLDKKKDRWNTISKEALKQCQGVVPTVIDEIKKIDKLNFKDYDLILVPYENEKEIFIKEILRDLKIKPSKILYIIGAEGGFEKEEIDYLKENGAKIISLGKRILRAETAAIVTGGVIINEFL
- a CDS encoding LytR C-terminal domain-containing protein; its protein translation is MATKKKKKKKGRAPVLVIVLAIILAIILYFNFRGNNIKLSKDERVLIIGKQNLYAVYEDKLAVKIPFELYIDSDETVEDLVDSQNYENVLEKINSVVPEKLTRYTVIKSGEIKLDVENARNIPETNIGDRRYILTSSVYAMFKDLYHEKNTVDELNENILVDVLNANGIGGYARKTGELIKTTLGMKYNAANYETTQDQSYVVLNDISKEKAAEILDKLPEKYFKIKNKSSIPTLANIVVIIGSEKQINFKIDIYANQEKLKEASEKLKKAGYGSISSQPEKEEIEQSIIEYNKEDYFIALKIAKILEISDMVENSDLENKIGITIK
- a CDS encoding YwqG family protein, which encodes MDFKKIITEMLDNLKKNEITLSTEFNNNSEIVDKSKIGGSPYLPKDFIWPYYQGLPLSFLAQINLEEVSSLDKDKLLPDKGMLYFFYELETQEWGYSPQDKGCAKVFYFENTTNFTLINFPEDMEDYYKIPEFKVNFKSNISLPSYEDFDNLNEEKNILEKYKTYENFKEFENKLFDEYSDICDEYMESLKNYTKLLGYPDIIQNSMEEECAAVTRGINMGGIGYLHLKKYHDEIKKASKDWVLLFQMDTVESDDYELMFGDCGHIYFWIKKEDLANKNFENIWLILQCY
- the mtaB gene encoding tRNA (N(6)-L-threonylcarbamoyladenosine(37)-C(2))-methylthiotransferase MtaB, with the translated sequence MSFSKKVAFHTLGCKVNQYETESIKNQLIKRGYKEVPFEDKSDIYIINSCTVTSIADRKTRNMLRRAKKINPDAKVIVTGCYAQTNSREILEIEDVDFVIDNKNKSNIVNFVGAIEDISFEREKNGNIFQEKEYQEYEFATLREMTRAYVKIQDGCNHFCSYCKIPFARGKSRSRKKENILKEIEKLVEDGFKEIILIGIDLSAYGEDFEEKDSFESLLEAILKVKDLKRVRIGSVYPDKITDKFIELFKNKNLMPHLHISLQSCDDTVLKNMRRNYGSSLIRKNLLELKSKIENMEFTADVIVGFPKEDETMFQNTYDVIKEIEFSGLHIFQYSDREGTIASNMDGKVDAKTKKQRADRLDNLKQEMIVDSRKKYLEKSLEVLVEEEKAGEYFGYSQNYLRVKFKSNEKNLVNKLINIKIKCLENDMLIGEKEM
- the mrdA gene encoding penicillin-binding protein 2; amino-acid sequence: MKLNRYKNNDVILGDKRNGRELIFKIIVFLCFLILFLRLLYLQVLQGNEFSYLAERNQYKLVKIDSPRGKIFDSKNRLVVTNGTGYRLIYSLGREENGEYIKEIANLTDKPEEIVRKRIKYGEIFPYTKDNVLFEDLDEEKAHKLLEIVNNYPYLEVQVYSKRKYLYDTVASHTIGYVKKISEKEYEALKEEGYTPRDMIGKLGIEKTYDDLLRGRNGFKYIEVNALNKIEREVEKVKSPIVGKNLYMGINMELQQYMEEEFEKDGRSGSFVALNPKTGEIITIVSYPTYSLNTFSSQISPEEWDAISNDPRKILTNKTIAGEYPPGSTFKMISAIAFLKSGIDPKLKYNDYTGYYQVGNWKWRAWKRGGHGATDMKKSLVESANTYYYKFSDQIGYGPIVKTARDFGLGNVSGIDVPGEKKGIIPDPDWKKKRTKTVWYRGDTILLSIGQGFTLVTPIQLAKAYTFLANRGWAYEPHVVSKIEDLQTGKIETVTTQKTVIEDYPESYYETINDALIATVEQSNGTTKIMKNPYVKVAAKSGSAQNPHSKLTHAWVAGYFPADKDPEVVFVCLLEGAGGGGVMAGGMAKKFLDKYLEVEKGIEPIQYTPHIEPKTTNSTIQTSENQENENSGEGMGEERENEERETGETSASEGEQN
- a CDS encoding RrF2 family transcriptional regulator, which codes for MKVNTKVRYGLKALAYIAENSTDKKLVRIKEISEDQDISVQYLEQILFKLKNENIIEGKRGPTGGYKLAIKAEKIDLYMIYRILDDEEKVIDCNETGEGKVHNCSEVGCGDTCIWSKLDNAMTKILSETSLQDFINNGKRI
- a CDS encoding DUF445 domain-containing protein, whose translation is MKQLLVMILISGAIGWITNWVAIKMLFRPHREINFGLFKIQGLIPKRKAEIGSGIANIIQNELISVKDVISNIDREEFSKRLNKLIDEVLNKNLKKKVKEKFPFLQVFFTDKVAKDIGNAIKSIIMENQEKIFEIFSNYAEENIDFEIIISDKISNFSLDKLEEIITLLAKKELKHIEVIGAVLGMIIGAVQYLITLIVI